Proteins co-encoded in one Anabas testudineus chromosome 8, fAnaTes1.2, whole genome shotgun sequence genomic window:
- the wnt9b gene encoding protein Wnt-9b: MRSRLPRTACLLRIIALCILLSHAAAYFGLTGREPLVLLPGPFSNEPPTGKAHLKQCEQMTLTRRQKRLCRREPGLAETLRESVRLSLLECRYQFRNERWNCSLDGRGSLLKRAFKETAFLLAVSSAALTHAIAKACSSGRMERCTCDDSPGIQHREAWQWGVCGDNLKYSTKFLKKFLGQKKVSKDLRAQVDAHNINVGIRLVKRGLETTCKCHGVSGSCAVRTCWKQLSPFHDTGRLLKNRYDAAVRVLSVTNAATGETELAGPHRHGQSPRTTDLVYLEDSPSFCRPSRYSPGTGSRSCAKDTSCQNLCCGRGYNTAMRLTSLSCHCQVRWCCHVECQTCVREEEVYTCKTA, translated from the exons ATGCGCTCCAGGCTCCCACGGACCGCCTGCCTATTGCGAATCATTGCACTCTGCATCCTCCTGTCTCACGCTGCAGCTTACTTTGG GCTGACAGGTCGGGAACCTTTGGTACTTTTACCAGGTCCGTTTTCTAATGAACCTCCAACGGGAAAGGCCCACCTGAAGCAGTGTGAGCAAATGACTCTGACCAGGCGCCAGAAGAGGTTGTGTCGCAGGGAGCCTGGTTTGGCCGAGACACTGAGAGAGTCGGTGCGCCTCAGCCTGCTGGAGTGTCGGTATCAGTTCAGGAATGAACGATGGAACTGCAGCCTGGATGGACGGGGAAGCCTCCTGAAGAGAG CATTCAAGGAGACTGCCTTCCTATTGGCAGTGTCCTCTGCGGCGCTGACGCACGCAATCGCTAAAGCGTGCAGCTCAGGCCGAATGGAGAGGTGCACATGTGACGATTCTCCGGGCATCCAGCATCGAGAAGCGTGGCAGTGGGGGGTCTGCGGTGACAACCTGAAATACAGCACCAAGTTCCTCAAGAAGTTCCTCGGCCAGAAGAAGGTCAGCAAGGACCTGAGGGCTCAGGTCGACGCCCACAACATCAACGTTGGGATTAGG TTAGTGAAGAGAGGGCTGGAAACAACCTGCAAGTGTCACGGCGTCTCCGGCTCTTGTGCCGTAAGGACTTGCTGGAAGCAGCTGTCGCCTTTCCACGACACTGGGCGGCTGCTAAAAAATCGGTATGACGCCGCAGTGCGAGTGCTGAGTGTCACCAACGCAGCCACCGGAGAGACAGAACTCGCAGGGCCCCATCGCCATGGCCAGAGCCCCCGCACTACTGATCTGGTCTACCTGGAAGACTCTCCCAGCTTCTGCAGACCCTCCCGCTACTCCCCGGGCACAGGCAGCAGGTCATGCGCCAAAGACACCAGCTGTCAGAATCTATGCTGTGGACGCGGTTACAACACAGCCATGCGTCTCACCAGCCTGTCCTGCCACTGTCAGGTGCGCTGGTGCTGCCACGTGGAGTGTCAGacgtgtgtgagagaggaggaggtgtatACCTGCAAAACTGCATAA